One region of Dehalococcoidales bacterium genomic DNA includes:
- a CDS encoding HAD family hydrolase, which yields MKHSAVIFDLDGTLLDTLKDLADSVNSALGYLGLPEHDLEAYRYFVGDGREAMASRALPEDRRDTATLNRIIPRINEEYSRRWAENTRPYPGIPELLDELTGSNVRMAILTNKPHDFTELMVSRLLPQWQFEPIIGAMPSLPKKPDPTGALKIAQQLNIKPTGFLYLGDSDIDMKTAAAADMYPLGALWGFRTAGELLAGGARALLQEPAELLSFL from the coding sequence ATGAAACACAGCGCCGTGATATTTGACCTTGACGGGACACTTCTTGATACCCTCAAAGATTTGGCTGATTCCGTAAACAGCGCCCTGGGCTACCTGGGACTGCCGGAGCATGACCTGGAAGCCTACCGCTACTTTGTCGGTGATGGGCGGGAAGCCATGGCGAGCCGGGCCTTACCGGAGGACCGTCGGGATACTGCCACACTAAACAGGATTATCCCCCGAATAAATGAGGAATACTCCCGGCGCTGGGCGGAAAACACCCGGCCCTACCCCGGCATCCCGGAATTGCTTGATGAACTCACCGGCAGCAACGTCAGAATGGCGATACTAACCAACAAACCGCATGATTTTACGGAACTGATGGTATCCAGGCTGTTACCGCAGTGGCAGTTCGAGCCTATCATCGGCGCCATGCCCTCCCTGCCCAAAAAACCCGACCCGACGGGGGCATTAAAGATAGCGCAACAGCTCAACATTAAGCCAACCGGGTTTCTTTACCTGGGAGACTCGGATATTGATATGAAGACCGCCGCCGCCGCTGATATGTATCCCCTGGGAGCACTCTGGGGCTTCCGTACCGCCGGGGAACTCCTCGCCGGTGGAGCCAGAGCATTGCTTCAGGAACCGGCCGAACTGCTCAGTTTCCTCTAG